A window of the Gossypium hirsutum isolate 1008001.06 chromosome A03, Gossypium_hirsutum_v2.1, whole genome shotgun sequence genome harbors these coding sequences:
- the LOC107963811 gene encoding calpain-type cysteine protease DEK1, which translates to MEGDGVALACLISGILFAILGLASFSILWAVNWRPWRIYSWIFARKWPSILQGPQLGMLCALLSLVAWAVVLSPVVVLIMWGCWLIIILGRDIVGLAVIMAGIALLLAFYSIMLWWRTRWQSSRAVAFLLLLAVALLCAYELCAVYVTAGSSASERYSPSGFFFGVSAIALAINMLFICRMVFNGNGLDVDEYVRRAYKFAYSDSIEMGPVSCLPEPPDPNELYPREFSRASHLGLLYLGSLVVLLVYSILYGLTAKDAHWLGAITSAAVIILDWNMGACLYGFQLLKSRVVALFVAGTTRVFLICFGVHYWYLGHCISYAVVASVLLGAAVSRHFSATNPLAARRDALQSTVIRLREGFRRKEQNSSSSSSDGCGSSIKRSSSVEGGHSTNIIEGSSQSMVQCSDANNWNSLGYIQEGINSDKSVDSGRPSLAMHNSSHHSVVQENEVGTLEKNIDPNSSLMVCSSSGHDSQGCESSTSTSANQQMLDLNLALALQERLSDPRITSMLKRRARHGDRELTSLLQDKGLDPNFAMMLKEKSLDPTILALLQRSSLDADRDHRDNTDVTIVDSNSVDNAMPNQISLSEELRLQGLEKWLKLSRLVLHHIASTPERAWVLFSFVFIIETIIVAVFRPKTIKIINATHQQFEFGFAVLLLSPVVCSIMAFIRSLQGEETPLTPKPRRYGFVAWLLSTSVGLLLSFLSKSSVLLGLSLTVPLIVACLSVAIPIWIRNGYQFWVPQVQCAGFAGNHRHFGTKEVVVLTLCIAVFAGSVLALGAIVSVKPLDDLRYKGLTGEQNNFTSPYASSAYLGWAMASAVALAVTGVLPIVSWFATYRFSLSSAICVSIFSVVLVAFCGASHLKIVKSRDDQVPTAGDFLAAFLPLVCIPALLSLCSGLLKWKDDGWKLSRGVYVFVTIGLLLLLAAISAVIVVIKPWTIGAAFLLLLLLIVLAIGVIHHWASNNFYLTRTQMFLVCFLAFLLGLAAFFVGWFQDKPFIGASVGYFSFLFLLAGRALTVLLSPPIVVYSPRVLPVYVYDAHADCGKNVSAAFLVLYGIALATEGWGVVASLTIYPPYAGAAVSAVTLVVAFGFAVSRPCLTLKMMEDAVHFLSKDTVVQAISRSATKTRNALSGTYSAPQRSASSAALLVGDPAATLDKGGNFVLPRDDVMKLRDRLRNEELVAGSFFHRMRYHRGFRREPTNDVDYRREMCAHARILALEEAIDTEWVYMWDKFGGYLLLLLGLTAKAERVQDEVRLNLFLDSIGFSDLSAKKIKKWMPEDRRQFEIIQESYIREKEMEEEILMQRREEEGRGKERRKALLEKEERKWKEIEASLISSIPNAGSREAAAMAAAVRAVGGDSVLEDSFARERVSSIARRIRTAQLARRAVQTGLSGAVCILDDEPTTSGRHCGQIDPSMCQSQKVSFSVAVMIQPESGPVCLLGTEFQKKVCWEILVAGSEQGIEAGQVGLRLITKGDRQTTVAKEWSISATSIADGRWHTVTMTIDADIGEATCYLDGGFDGYQTSLPLFVGTSIWEQGTEVWVGVRPPIDMDAFGRSDSEGAESKMHIMDVFLWGRCLNEDEVASLHTSICSTEFNLIDFPEDNWHWADSPPRVDEWDSDPADVDLYDRDDVDWDGQYSSGRKRRSEREGFVVHVDSFARRYRKPRIETQEEINQRMLSVELAVKEALSARGEMHFTDNEFPPNDQSLFIDPRNPPSKLQVVSEWMRPAEIVKGHLDSHPCLFSGAANPSDVCQGRLGDCWFLSAVAVLTEVLQISEVIITPEYNEEGIYTVRFCIQGEWVPVVVDDWIPCESPGKPAFATSRKGNELWVSILEKAYAKLHGSYEALEGGLVQDALVDLTGGAGEEIDMRSPQAQIDLASGRLWSQLLRFKQEGFLLGAGSPSGSDVHISSSGIVQGHAYSLLQVREVDGHKLVQIRNPWANEVEWNGPWSDSSSEWTDRMRHKLKHVPQSKDGIFWMSWQDFQIHFRSIYVCRVYPPEMRYSVHGQWRGYSAGGCQDYNSWHQNPQFRLRASGPDASYPIHVFITLTQGVSFSRTAAGFRNYQSSHDSQMFYIGMRILKTRGRRAAYNIYLHESVGGTDYVNSREISCEMVLEPEPKGYTIVPTTIHPGEEAPFVLSVFTKASVVLEPL; encoded by the exons ATGGAAGGGGATGGGGTTGCTCTGGCGTGTTTGATTTCTGGGATCCTTTTTGCAATTTTGGGTTTAGCTTCATTTTCCATTCTCTGGGCTGTCAATTGGCGCCCATGGCGGATTTATAG TTGGATTTTCGCCCGAAAATGGCCGAGTATTTTACAAGGACCTCAACTGGGTATGCTATGTGCTCTTTTATCTCTAGTGGCATGGGCGGTTGTTTTATCTCCAGTTGTGGTGCTTATCATGTGGGGATGCTGGCTAATCATAATATTAGGCAGAGATATTGTTGGTCTGGCAGTAATAATGGCCGGCATTGCTCTATTATTGGCATTCTATTCAATTATGCTTTGGTGGAGGACTCGATGGCAAAGCTCAA GGGCCGTTGCTTTTCTGCTTCTGCTGGCTGTTGCTCTGCTTTGTGCATATGAACTTTGTGCTGTTTATGTCACAGCTGGTTCCAGTGCGTCTGAGCGATATTCTCCTTCTGGATTTTTCTTTGGTGTATCAGCAATTGCCTTAGCAATCAATATGCTCTTTATATGCCGCATGGTCTTCAATG GAAATGGCTTGGATGTGGACGAGTATGTCCGGAGGGCTTATAAATTTGCATACTCTGATAGTATAGAAATGGGTCCTGTGTCTTGTTTACCAGAACCACCAGACCCAAACGAGTTATATCCTCGGGAGTTTAGTAG ggcTTCTCATCTTGGACTTCTTTACCTTGGCTCCCTTGTTGTTCTTCTTGTCTACTCTATCCTATATGGTCTGACTGCAAAGGATGCACATTGGCTTGGGGCTATTACATCTGCCGCAGTTATAATTCTTG ATTGGAACATGGGAGCATGCTTGTATGGGTTTCAGCTTCTTAAAAGTCGTGTTGTTGCACTTTTTGTTGCTGGAACTACACGGGTTTTTCTCATTTGCTTTGGAGTGCATTATTG gTACTTGGGGCATTGTATTAGCTATGCAGTTGTAGCATCTGTCTTATTAGGTGCGGCGGTTTCTCGCCATTTTTCAGCTACAAACCCGTTAGCTGCCCGAAGAGATGCCTTGCAAAGCACTGTGATCCGTCTGAGGGAAGGTTTTCGTAGGAAGGAGCAAAATAGTTCTTCTAGTTCTTCTGATGGTTGTGGCTCAAGTATCAAACGTAGTAGTAGTGTTGAAGGAGGTCATTCCACTAACATCATTGAAGGTAGTAGTCAGAGTATGGTTCAATgctctgatgctaataattggaatagccTTGGATACATTCAAGaggggataaatagtgataagagtgtagacagtggaagaccaagtttagcaATGCATAACAGTTCTCATCACTCAGTTGTCCAAGAGAATGAAGTGGGAACGCTGGAGAAAAATATTGATCCCAATAGCTCTCTTATGGTTTGCTCCAGTAGTGGTCATGATAGCCAAGGTTGTGAGTCTAGTACATCAACTTCAGCAAATCAACAGATGTTGGATTTGAATTTAGCTCTTGCATTGCAAGAAAGGTTGAGTGATCCTAGGATTACATCAATGTTGAAAAGGAGGGCAAGACATGGTGATAGAGAACTGACTAGTTTATTGCAAGATAAAGGATTGGATCCTAATTTTGCCATGATGTTGAAGGAGAAGAGCTTGGATCCAACTATACTTGCATTACTTCAGAGAAGTAGCTTGGATGCAGATCGGGATCATCGAGACAATACTGATGTTACAATTGTTGATTCCAATAGTGTTGATAATGCTATGCCGAATCAAATCTCTCTGTCGGAAGAATTGAGACTCCAAGGGCTTGAAAAGTGGCTGAAGTTGTCCAGACTTGTTTTGCATCATATAGCAAGTACTCCAGAGCGAGCATGGGTACTGTTTAGTTTTGTCTTTATTATAGAAACAATCATTGTGGCAGTTTTTCGTCCCAAGACGATCAAAATTATAAATGCTACACATCAGCAA TTTGAATTTGGCTTTGCTGTGCTGCTTTTATCTCCTGTTGTCTGTTCAATCATGGCTTTTATTCGTTCACTTCAAGGAGAGGAAACACCCTTGACACCGAAACCTCGCAGG TATGGCTTTGTTGCTTGGCTGCTCAGCACTTCTGTCGGACTGCTGCTTTCTTTCCTAAG CAAGTCATCAGTGCTTCTTGGATTGTCCTTGACAGTGCCTCTCATTGTAGCCTGTCTCTCTGTTGCAATTCCTATATGGATCCGCAATGGCTACCAATTTTGGGTTCCGCAAGTTCAGTGTGCAGGTTTTGCCGGAAATCATCGACATTTTGGGACAAAGGAG GTTGTTGTTCTTACTCTTTGCATAGCAGTATTCGCTGGTTCTGTACTGGCACTGGGTGCAATAGTGTCTGTGAAGCCTCTAGATGATTTAAGATACAAGGGATTGACTGGTGAACAGAATAACTTTACCTCTCCTTATGCATCATCTGCTTACCTTGGTTGGGCAATGGCATCTGCAGTTGCTTTAGCAGTTACTGGTGTGCTTCCCATCGTTTCATGGTTTGCAACATACCGGTTCTCTCTCTCCTCTGCTATATGTGTCAGTATTTTCTCAg TTGTACTCGTCGCATTTTGTGGTGCCTCCCATTTGAAAATTGTGAAGTCTAGGGATGACCAGGTTCCTACAGCTGGTGATTTTCTTGCTGCCTTTCTTCCACTGGTGTGCATTCCAGCACTGCTATCTCTTTGCTCTGGATTACTTAAATG GAAAGATGATGGTTGGAAACTTTCTCGTGGTGTATATGTATTTGTTACTATTGGTCTTCTTCTTCTGCTTGCTGCAATTTCagctgttattgttgtaattaagCCATGGACA ATTGGGGCAGCATTTCTGTTATTACTTCTCTTGATTGTTCTAGCTATTGGGGTTATCCACCACTGGGCATCAAACAATTTCTATTTAACAAGAACTCAAATGTTCTTGGTTTGCTTCCTTGCTTTTCTTTTGGGTTTGGCAGCCTTTTTTGTTGGTTGGTTTCAAG ATAAACCTTTTATTGGAGCATCTGTTGgttatttttcttttctgtttctgcTTGCTGGGAGAGCTCTGACG GTTCTTCTTTCACCTCCAATTGTTGTTTATTCTCCACGAGTGCTTCCTGTATATGTTTATGATGCTCATGCAGATTGTGGAAAGAATGTCAG TGCCGCATTTCTTGTCCTGTATGGAATTGCACTTGCAACTGAAGGATGGGGTGTTGTAGCTAGCTTGACAATCTATCCACCATATGCTGGTGCTGCTGTATCTGCTGTAACCCTTGTTGTAGCCTTCGGCTTTGCTGTTTCTCGTCCATGCTTAACTCTGAAG ATGATGGAAGATGCAGTTCATTTTCTCAGCAAAGATACTGTTGTCCAAGCAATTTCTAGATCTGCTACTAAG ACAAGAAATGCTTTATCTGGAACATATTCCGCTCCCCAGAGGTCTGCTAGTTCAGCAGCTCTTTTGGTAGGAGACCCTGCTGCTACACTTGATAAGGGAGGGAACTTTGTGCTTCCTAGAGACGATGTCATGAAATTGAGAGATCGCCTGAGAAATGAGGAACTAGTTGCTGGATCGTTCTTCCATAGAATGAGATATCATAGGGGGTTTAGGCGTGAACCAACCAATGATGTGGATTATAGAAGAGAAATGTGCGCTCATGCACGAATTTTAGCTTTGGAAGAGGCTATTGATACTGAATGGGTCTACATGTGGGATAAATTTGGTGGTTATTTACTGCTCTTGCTTGGTTTAACTGCTAAGGCAGAACGAGTACAG GATGAGGTGCGCTTGAACCTTTTCCTTGACAGTATAGGGTTCTCGGATCTAAGTgccaagaaaatcaagaaatggATGCCAGAAGACCGTAGACAGTTTGAGATCATCCAGGAAAG TTATATAAGAGAGAAGGAGATGGAAGAGGAAATCTTGATGCAGAGGCGTGAAGAGGAGGGGAGAGGTAAAGAGAGAAGAAAAGCCCTTCTGGAGAAGGAAGAACGTAAATGGAAGGAGATTGAAGCTTCCCTCATTTCTTCTATTCCTAATGCTGGCAGCCGGGAGGCAGCAGCAATGGCTGCTGCAGTGCGTGCAGTAGGAGGTGATTCTGTTCTTGAGGATTCTTTTGCACGTGAGAGAGTTTCAAGCATTGCGCGTAGGATTCGTACAGCTCAATTAGCACGTAGAGCAGTTCAG ACGGGACTATCTGGTGCTGTTTGCATTCTTGATGATGAGCCAACAACAAGTGGCAGACACTGTGGTCAAATTGATCCAAGCATGTGTCAAAGTCAAAAGGTCAGCTTTTCGGTTGCAGTAATGATCCAACCGGAATCTGGTCCTGTTTGTCTGTTAGGGACTGAATTCCAGAAAAAGGTCTGCTGGGAAATTTTGGTGGCGGGTTCTGAACAAGGTATTGAGGCTGGACAAGTTGGACTTAGATTGATTACTAAGGGTGACAGACAGACAACTGTTGCAAAGGAGTGGAGCATCAGCGCGACAAGTATTGCTGATGGAAG GTGGCATACTGTGACAATGACCATTGATGCTGATATAGGGGAGGCAACTTGTTATTTAGATGGTGGTTTTGATGGCTATCAAACTAGCTTACCTTTGTTTGTGGGTACTAGCATTTGGGAACAAGGGACTGAGGTTTGGGTTGGTGTTAGGCCTCCTATTGATATGGATGCATTTGGGAGATCTGACAGCGAAGGAGCAGAGTCTAAGATGCATATAATGGATGTTTTCCTCTGGGGAAGGTGCTTAAATGAAGATGAGGTTGCTTCTCTTCATACTTCTATTTGCTCAACCGAGTTTAACTTGATTGATTTCCCAGAGGACAACTGGCATTGGGCAGATTCACCCCCAAGG GTTGATGAGTGGGATAGTGACCCTGCTGATGTTGACCTATATGATAGAGATGATGTAGATTGGGATGGTCAGTATTCAAGTGGTAGGAAAAGGAGGTCAGAACGTGAAGGTTTTGTTGTTCATGTGGATTCTTTTGCGAGAAGGTATAGGAAGCCAAGGATTGAAACACAAGAAGAAATTAATCAGCGGATGCTTTCTGTTGAGTTGGCTGTCAAAGAAGCCCTCTCTGCTCGAGGTGAAATGCATTTTACTGACAATGAGTTCCCTCCAAATGATCAGTCACTTTTTATAGATCCAAGGAATCCTCCTTCAAAGTTGCAG GTTGTTTCGGAGTGGATGAGACCTGCTGAAATTGTTAAAGGTCATCTGGATTCTCATCCATGCTTATTTTCTGGGGCTGCAAATCCTTCTGATGTTTGTCAG GGTCGATTGGGTGATTGTTGGTTTTTGAGTGCTGTCGCTGTTTTGACGGAGGTTTTGCAAATATCTGAAGTGATAATTACTCCAGAGTACAATGAGGAGGGAATCTACACCGTTCGCTTCTGTATTCAG GGTGAGTGGGTCCCTGTTGTTGTTGATGATTGGATTCCATGTGAATCTCCCGGCAAGCCAGCATTTGCTACCAGCAGGAAGGGTAATGAACTATGGGTTTCTATATTGGAGAAGGCATATGCAAAACTGCATGGTTCTTATGAGGCACTAGAAGGTGGTCTCGTTCAGGATGCACTTGTTGATCTTACTGGAGGTGCTGGGGAGGAGATTGACATGAGAAGTCCCCAGGCCCAGATAGACCTTGCCAGTGGTAGACTATGGTCTCAATTGTTGCGGTTTAAACAAGAAGGATTTCTTCTTGGTGCTGGAAGTCCATCAGGCTCTGATGTGCACATTTCTTCCAGTGGCATTGTGCAAGGACACGCATACTCATTACTGCAG GTAAGAGAGGTGGATGGGCACAAACTTGTTCAAATTCGAAACCCTTGGGCAAATGAAGTTGAATGGAATGGTCCCTGGTCTGATTCATCTTCAGAATGGACAGATAGGATGAGGCACAAGCTGAAGCATGTTCCTCAG TCAAAAGACGGTATATTCTGGATGTCATGGCAAGATTTTCAAATTCACTTCAGATCGATTTATGTATGTCGAGTCTACCCTCCTGAGATGCGATATTCTGTTCATGGACAATGGCGTGGTTACAGTGCTGGTGGTTGTCAAGATTATAATTCATGGCATCAAAATCCCCAATTCAGATTGAGGGCAAGTGGTCCAGATGCTTCATATCCAATTCATGTATTCATCACCTTAACTCAG
- the LOC107963813 gene encoding ribulose bisphosphate carboxylase small chain clone 512, with translation MSAGIFASPIAGSGFVGLKTNVSKLVPTNDSISWSRKTVSNGSRTHCMKTWNPINNKKFETLSYLPPLSDDSIAKEIDYMMKKGWIPCLEFDEVGAVHRENSSIPGYYDGRYWTLWKLPMFGCNDSSQVLKEIHECKKAYPNAYIRCLAFDNKHQGQCMSFVIHKPN, from the exons ATGTCTGCCGGAATCTTTGCATCACCAATCGCCGGTTCTGGTTTTGTTGGCCTGAAAACCAATGTTTCAAAGCTGGTTCCAACTAATGATTCTATTTCATGGAGCCGGAAAACTGTGTCCAATGGTTCAAGAACCCACTGCATGAAG ACATGGAATCCAATCAACAACAAGAAGTTTGAGACGCTTTCTTACCTTCCACCTCTCTCAGATGACTCGATTGCAAAGGAAATTGATTACATGATGAAAAAAGGGTGGATTCCTTGTCTTGAATTTGATGag GTGGGGGCTGTCCACAGGGAGAATAGCAGCATTCCAGGGTACTATGATGGGAGGTATTGGACTCTATGGAAGCTGCCGATGTTTGGGTGCAACGACTCTTCTCAAGTCCTGAAAGAAATTCACGAGTGCAAAAAGGCATACCCCAATGCTTATATCCGTTGCCTGGCATTTGACAACAAGCACCAAGGTCAGTGCATGTCCTTTGTCATTCACAAACCTAATTGA